A stretch of DNA from Tautonia rosea:
AGAGCCGCTTCCGCTCGCTGCAGATCGGAGTCTGTCAGGAATCGTTCGGCGAGAGCATTCAGCGCAACATGAGCTGGGCCGGTCGCGACCGACCGTTGCCGCCAGAGATGTTGCCGCATCGGCTGTTCGACCGTCTGTTCGGCTCCAAGGAACCGTACTGGATTGAGCGCAAGAAGAGTATTCTGGACGCGGTGAGTGACGAGGCGAAGTCGCTGAAGGCGGGCCTTGGTTACAGCGACCAGCAGCGGCTGGACGAGTACCTGACCTCGGTGCGAAGCCTGGAGCGGTCGGTGGCGAGCCTCCCGCCGGAATACACACAGGTCGTCGAGCAGCCGCCGGAGGGGGGAGACCTGAAGGACTGGCCCCGGATCGCGAAGCTGCAGACCGACCTGCTGGTCCACGCGCTGGCGTCGCGACAGACTCGAGTGGCCTCCTACATGCTGTCCAAGTGCCAGGGGCTTTCGCGGTTCCCTTGGCTGGGATACACGTACGAGCGGCACCACGAGTACACGCACGGTCGGGTCGAGTCTCCCGAAGGCCAGCGCATCATGCGCGACATCTGCCGCTGGCACGTCGAGGAGTTCGCCTACTTCCTCGCCAAGCTCAAGTCGATTCCCGAAGGGGACGGGACCCTGCTCGATCACACCTGCGCGCTGTTCGTGCACGAGCACGCCGAGGCCAACTCCCACAAGAACGCCGGCCTGGCCATGATCCTCGCCGGTCACGCCGGGAATCTGAAGACCGGGAGGCATACCCGGGTGACGGGTACGGTCGGCGATCTGTACCTGACCCTGGCCGAAGAGGTCGTCGGGGCGCGGATCGGCGATTTCCCGACGGGCGAGACGAAGCTGTCTGAGATTGTCTGAGCGGTCGCTCGGGGATCGAGGGCTTTGGGACTCAGCCGCCGCGGCGGTCTGACTCGGGCTGCTCGATCCTTGGCGTCTCCCACCAGCTCACCTGGCATTCGGGCAAGGCCTCGCGCAGGGCCTCGACCTGCTCCGGGGCGAGGTCGAGGCCGCCGAGGAAGAGCTGCTTGAGGCCCGTCATCTCGGCCAGTTGCGACACGGCTCGGGCCGAGAGGCGTGTCTCCTGCAATTCGAGGATTTCCAGGCCCTTCAACTGGAGGAGGGCCGGCACGGCGTCGTCGTCGATGCCCGAGGCGTTCCAGAGCTTCAGGTGCCGCAGATCCGGCAGCTCGGCCAGCGCCTCGATTCCCCGGGCGGTGACGCGTGTGCCGCTCAGGTCAAGCGTGCGCAGGTTGCGCAGGCGAGCCAGCTCCGCGACGCCGCGATCCGAGATGTTCGTCTGCCCGAGGTCGAGCACTTCGAGCGGATCGAGGTCGGCGATGTGGACGATGTTGAAATCCGTCACCGCGACGCTCCAGAGGCCCGAGTCGGTTCGCTGCCGGCCCGAAACGCTCAGTTCGCGGAGCATGGGGAGCGTTTTGAGCAGGGGGAGGGAGGCGCCACTCATCTTGTTGCCGCCGAAGGCGAGGTATTCGAGCTGATCGAGGCTCACCAGGACGTCGAACAGGTCGTCGTTGACGCGACTCTGGCCGACGTCGAGCCATCGGAGCTCCGTCATGCCGGAAATGTGCTCGAAGACCTCGCTGGTCACCTTCGTCCCGCGGACGTTCAGCGATTGAAGGTTCGTCCAGTGCTTCAGATGTGCGATGCCGACGTCGGTGACGTACTCGGCATAGTACAAATTGAGGTGTTTGACATGCTCGAGCGGAGCCAGGAGTTCGAGGCCGAGGTCGGTGACCTTCGTGTAGGACAGGTCGATGCGCTCGAGTTTCGGCAGGAGGGCGAGCGTCTCCAGGTCCGAGTCGGTGAGCCAGGCGTGGCTCAGGTCGACGCTGACGATCGCGCCATCGGCATTGCGGGAACAGCGGGCCCCGAGGTCAGCAAGCTGGACGGCGAGATCGTCGTCGGTCGGGGTGGTCGATGCCCAGAACAGGGGGGCGATGAGGCAAAGGGAATTCAGGAGAATCGTCATCGTGATGTGCCCTTGGTCCGTTCCCGAGGCGCAAGCGTTGTGAGCATCACCGAACGTTGAGGGAGCCGAGGGGATTCCTGAGGCGGTCAGCTCCGGCGACGCTTGGGGTCGCTTGATCGGGGGTCGAAGATGATCTCGCACTGCGGCACCGCCTCGCGGATCTGCCGGTGCCCGTCCTCGGTGATGAAGGTGTGATAGAGATTCAATGCGACGAGGTCGAGGAACCGGGTCAGGAGCGGGACGCTGGCGTCGGTGATGTGGGTGCTGTCGAGGCTCAGTCGTCGGAGATTCGCCAGGCTGCCGAGAGATTGCAGGCCGTCGTCGCCGACCTCGGTATAGTCGAGATTCAGGTCTTCGAGGTGGGAGAGGCCGCCGACGACGGGCATGCTGGCGTCGCCGATCCGGGTCCGGATCAGGCCCAGCTCTCGAAGCTTCTGGAGTGGTTCCAGGTGAGCCATGCCGTCGTCGGAGATCCTCGTGTAGCTGAGTCCCAGCGCGGTAAGTCCCTCCAGGCTTGCCAGGTGGCGAAGGCCCCGGTTGCCGATGTCGGTCCCGGCCAGGTCGAGCCGCCGAAGTTCCTGAAGTCTCTCCAGGAGGGCCAGGCCGTCGTCGGTCACATCGGTGAAGGCCAGGACGAGTTCCCGAATGGTGCCAATCTCCGAGAGATTGGCAACTCCTTGATCATCGATGGGTGCGTCGGAGAGCCGCACCCGTTCCAGGGCGAGGTCCGTCAGGTCGGCGAACCCTCGGCCGGAAAGCTGCGTGTGCGACAGGTCGAGCGTCCGCAGGCGGCTTAGCCCGGCGAGGTGGACGAGGCCCGAGTCGGAGATCATCGTGCCGTTCAGGTCCAGCTCCGCCAGGCCGACCAATCCCGCCAGGTGACGCATCCCCAGGTCGCCGATCTCGGTCGAGCGGAGCCGCAGGGTCCGCAGGTGGTGCAGATCCTTCAGGTTTTCGAGCAGCTCGTCGGTCACGCTCGTTCCTTCCAGCGAGATCTCGACGAGCCTGTCATCTTCGACGACGGTTCGGCCGCCGATCGAGCGGACCCAGTCGGCCACGGCCGCGTCTCCCGCGCCGGCCACGAGGCGGTCGGCACCTTCGGGCAACTCCGGCCGAACCGTGGAGTCGAAAAACATCGGGGTGCAGCGCGGAATCGCATCGCGGAGCCGATCGACACCGGCACGAGACATCCGGGTGTAGCGAAGGTCGACCGTTCGAAGGTTCTCCAGATCCTTGAGCACGTCAACCGCCACGTTGCTCACGCGGGTGCCGTACAGGTTCAGTTCCTCCAGGCCGATCATCCCTGCCAAGTGGACGATTCCTTCGTCGGAGAGGTCGCTCCCCTGAAGGTTCAACGTCTTCAGTCGGGTCAATCCGCTGAGGTGGGCAATCCCGGCGTTGGTGATCTTCGTCCCGCCCAGGTCGAGCTGTTCGAGGTTGACCAGGCCCGCGAGGTTCTGAAGGCCCTCGTCGCTGATAAGCGCGTCTCGCAACAGGAGCGTCCGCAGCCTGGTCATGCCGCGCATCTCTTCCAGGCCCTCATCATCCACGGGACAGTAGACCAGATCGAGCGCCTCAAGGTTCGTGAACGGCGCCAGGTGGCGGCCTCGGACCTGGGTGTCTTCGATGCTCAGGCGCCGGAGGGTGGGGCCGAGGGGGGCGATCGCTTCGATTCCGTCGTCGTTGAACTTGATCGATTCGAGATAGGTATCGCTGAAGGTAAGTTCTTCAAGGCTCGAAAGAGTCGCGATGTGGCGCGTTTCTCGGCTGTAATCCACGCGGGCCCCCGCACTGGGGTTCCACATCGGCCCGGGCAGATGCAGCGCTTTGAGGCGGGTCAGGCCGGACAGCCGCTGCAAGTCGGGCGGGTCGAGATTCGTCCCCACGAGGTCCACTCGCTCCAGGTGGAACTTGTCCGACGGGAGTTGCATCACCTCCCTGATGCGGCCGGGCCTGCCTTCCAGTTGCACCGAACCACCCAGCAGGATCACCCATTCGGCGACCTGCCGGTCCGGCGATTCATCCTCTGCGAGAGAGGCGACAACGGCAGCGGACGGGAAGGACCATACGAGGATTCCCAGAATCGTGCGTCGGATTAAGGAATTGCGGGGACGATCGCTCGCATCTCGCCTCTTCATAGTGTTATCTTTGTATGAAGATGAGTAAATAATCTGTCGGTGGGTTTGCCGGCTGCCAACACCCCCGGTCGATAGGGGTGCGGAGGAATGTGGACGACTGGCGGAGGGTCTGACCCCAGGCGAGGGTGCCGATTCGTCCGGGCGATCTCGCATCGTAGCGCCTCGGAATCGTCCAGGCAAGAAATTCTCAGGACATCGGGACATGGAGCTCGTGCCTCGGAGATAGGACGACGCAAGGTTCGAGATGGTGGGTTCGGGGTTCGGGGGTGGCGACCTCTTGAATCAAGGGCTTGCGGATTTGAGCGATTCGAGATACGAGAGCAAGTCAGCAGCCTGCTGGGCGGTCAGGTTGGCGATCTGGCCCTCGGGCATCAACGAAGTTCGAGACGGCCGGAGTTCGTCCACGTTGTCGGCCGCGAGGACAATCTCGGTGCCCTGGACATCGCGGAGGATGACAGACTCCTCGTCTCGCCCGACCAGGAGCCCGGTCAGCAATCGGCCGTCGGCCGTGGCGACGGCATAGGTGGCGTACTTCGGCTCGATCCGGCGTGAGGGTTCCAGCAAGCTCTCCAGCAGGTCTTCGCGAGATCGAAGTTCCCCGATGCCAGACAGATCCGGGCCGACTGCCGTGCCGCGCTCGCCGATGTGGTGACAGGTCCCGCACTGGACCGATTGCGACCAGAAGAGTTCCGCTCCACGGTCGGGATCCCCCTCAATCGCCAGGATGGATCTGGGTCGGGGATTGGAACCGAGAGTCCGCGCACCCCGGACATGGGACGGGAGATAGCCCTCGAACAGTTCGCGGATCGGCCCGCTGGGGATCGTCGCGGCCTCGGCCAGCAAGGCGTCACGATCGGAGGGGGGGAGCGCTCCCTGGCCAAGCTTTCGCGCCAGACGCATCGCAGATTGGGGGGAGGAGATCCAGGGGTCTGACGGTTCGACCTCATGGCTCTGGCCGGTTTGCTCAGCGTCGGACCGCATCGAGGTGATCCATTGCGCGACGAGCTCCAGGCCCTCCTCGTCAGGCTGTTCGGAGCCGATGTGCGGCATGCGGTCGCGGCCGAACTTGGCCATGCGGAAGTAAAGGGTGCTGGAGTACGGTTCTCCTGGCGTGATGATGCGGGCGTCGGGCAGGGCGAAGTCCCCACGCGTGGGGGGGACATCGACGGCGTTCAGGGCGTTCAGCGGGAGAGTGAACGGGAGGCGAAGGGGGACCGAGCCACCCCCGTGGTCAGAATGGCAGTGGCCGCAGTTGGCGTGCAGGTAGGAGCGAGCTCTTGCATCGAGCGGATGGTCGGGATTGGCTGGATCGGCCAGGCTCTGTTCGAGCGCGGCCGTCGTGTCGTCGAACGGAGGGAGCGGCCTCTCCTCATCATCGGCCCGGAGGAGGAATCCCGCCTCGGTCAGGGAGACGAGCTGATTCTTCCCATCGGGCCCCGGCCGGTTCAACTGCTCGGGGAGGAAGGCCAACGCGTATTCCGATTGATTGCTGTGGCAGGACATGCACTGACCGCGGCTCTGAAACTGCCAGACGCGATCGGGACCCAGTTCGGGCAACTCCATCTCGGCCCCCTCGGCGGGGACGAGATCGGCGTCGGTCTGGTCCTCTCGCCAGGCGAAGGTGTAGGCCCGCCATTCCAGGCCATCGTAATGCAGGAGCTGGGTTTCCAGGCGCCTCTCGGCCAGCGAGAGGGTGCGCATCAAGACCGCGTCTTTGGGGAAGTGCATGCGGAAAGCATGCCAGTCGACCAGGCCGCGGATGGGCTTTCCGTTGGCGTAATACGTAGCCGAGGATTGGCCCGGGAAGGCGGCCCAGTGCTCGGCCGTGGCCCCGTCGAGCCATTGGCGGCTATTGATCTGAAAGGGGATGACCCCGTCGGCCGGCTCGTGATGCTCGACCGAGGCGAACAGGCCGGTTTCGGACAGGGTGGTTGGGAACGCGACGTTCCGCTCGCCGCCCTGGCTCCGTTCCAACGTGTGGATGGTGCCGGCCTCGTGGTCGAGGAAATAGAGCTCGCCGTCGCGGTTCTCGCAGAAGGCCACGAAGCGGATCGACGGGCGGGCCAGTTCGGGCATCTCGATGGTGCGGCCTCCCTCGAAGCGGGCGGCCCAGAGGCGGCGGGTCTCCCAGTCGCCGAAGATGTAAGACCCGAACAACTCGGGGAAATTCTTGCCACGATAAACCATGCCACCGGTGACGCTACAGGCGATCGCGTGCGGCAGCTCGATCAGCGGGGGGTGAATCGGTGTGGGGCCGACCTGATCCGACTTGATCGGCTGCGGCCCCTCCATCGCGGCCCAGCCGTAGT
This window harbors:
- a CDS encoding DUF1552 domain-containing protein, giving the protein MATRDPLSRRAFLRGVGLSGAAIQIGLPTFEAMLNSSGTAYAAEAGVPADPIETRFVYWFNGNGIIEKYWIPREDGPDYAMTPCLQPLSRFRQDIHVISGVDNPAARLPGPGNGHHNSMSGLVSGEMFSGRGAGGPSIDQVIAQEIGSQSRFRSLQIGVCQESFGESIQRNMSWAGRDRPLPPEMLPHRLFDRLFGSKEPYWIERKKSILDAVSDEAKSLKAGLGYSDQQRLDEYLTSVRSLERSVASLPPEYTQVVEQPPEGGDLKDWPRIAKLQTDLLVHALASRQTRVASYMLSKCQGLSRFPWLGYTYERHHEYTHGRVESPEGQRIMRDICRWHVEEFAYFLAKLKSIPEGDGTLLDHTCALFVHEHAEANSHKNAGLAMILAGHAGNLKTGRHTRVTGTVGDLYLTLAEEVVGARIGDFPTGETKLSEIV
- a CDS encoding leucine-rich repeat domain-containing protein gives rise to the protein MQLPSDKFHLERVDLVGTNLDPPDLQRLSGLTRLKALHLPGPMWNPSAGARVDYSRETRHIATLSSLEELTFSDTYLESIKFNDDGIEAIAPLGPTLRRLSIEDTQVRGRHLAPFTNLEALDLVYCPVDDEGLEEMRGMTRLRTLLLRDALISDEGLQNLAGLVNLEQLDLGGTKITNAGIAHLSGLTRLKTLNLQGSDLSDEGIVHLAGMIGLEELNLYGTRVSNVAVDVLKDLENLRTVDLRYTRMSRAGVDRLRDAIPRCTPMFFDSTVRPELPEGADRLVAGAGDAAVADWVRSIGGRTVVEDDRLVEISLEGTSVTDELLENLKDLHHLRTLRLRSTEIGDLGMRHLAGLVGLAELDLNGTMISDSGLVHLAGLSRLRTLDLSHTQLSGRGFADLTDLALERVRLSDAPIDDQGVANLSEIGTIRELVLAFTDVTDDGLALLERLQELRRLDLAGTDIGNRGLRHLASLEGLTALGLSYTRISDDGMAHLEPLQKLRELGLIRTRIGDASMPVVGGLSHLEDLNLDYTEVGDDGLQSLGSLANLRRLSLDSTHITDASVPLLTRFLDLVALNLYHTFITEDGHRQIREAVPQCEIIFDPRSSDPKRRRS
- a CDS encoding PQQ-dependent sugar dehydrogenase — its product is MSSSAITANRPVPMILVLLLLGSFVAWSGTAKIQGSSPEPAAPPLPNRTPWTSSRIVGSPDPPPPFDVVRVFPNLKFTNPLLIVRDPAAKRFIVGEQSGVLYSFADDQDAQAELFFDLPRELETLDRLEGAEGVEAVYGLAFHPDFERNRQCFICYTLRGSDRSQPNLKDGTRVSRFTVTQTDPPRIDPSSEEIVISFLQGGHNGGDLHFGPDGFLYISTGDAASPNPPDPLNTGQDISDLLSSILRIDVDRKDEGRNYAIPDDNPFVSFEGARPEVWAYGFRNPWRMSFDRQTGELFVGDVGWELWEMVYRVEKGGNYGWAAMEGPQPIKSDQVGPTPIHPPLIELPHAIACSVTGGMVYRGKNFPELFGSYIFGDWETRRLWAARFEGGRTIEMPELARPSIRFVAFCENRDGELYFLDHEAGTIHTLERSQGGERNVAFPTTLSETGLFASVEHHEPADGVIPFQINSRQWLDGATAEHWAAFPGQSSATYYANGKPIRGLVDWHAFRMHFPKDAVLMRTLSLAERRLETQLLHYDGLEWRAYTFAWREDQTDADLVPAEGAEMELPELGPDRVWQFQSRGQCMSCHSNQSEYALAFLPEQLNRPGPDGKNQLVSLTEAGFLLRADDEERPLPPFDDTTAALEQSLADPANPDHPLDARARSYLHANCGHCHSDHGGGSVPLRLPFTLPLNALNAVDVPPTRGDFALPDARIITPGEPYSSTLYFRMAKFGRDRMPHIGSEQPDEEGLELVAQWITSMRSDAEQTGQSHEVEPSDPWISSPQSAMRLARKLGQGALPPSDRDALLAEAATIPSGPIRELFEGYLPSHVRGARTLGSNPRPRSILAIEGDPDRGAELFWSQSVQCGTCHHIGERGTAVGPDLSGIGELRSREDLLESLLEPSRRIEPKYATYAVATADGRLLTGLLVGRDEESVILRDVQGTEIVLAADNVDELRPSRTSLMPEGQIANLTAQQAADLLSYLESLKSASP
- a CDS encoding leucine-rich repeat domain-containing protein, coding for MTILLNSLCLIAPLFWASTTPTDDDLAVQLADLGARCSRNADGAIVSVDLSHAWLTDSDLETLALLPKLERIDLSYTKVTDLGLELLAPLEHVKHLNLYYAEYVTDVGIAHLKHWTNLQSLNVRGTKVTSEVFEHISGMTELRWLDVGQSRVNDDLFDVLVSLDQLEYLAFGGNKMSGASLPLLKTLPMLRELSVSGRQRTDSGLWSVAVTDFNIVHIADLDPLEVLDLGQTNISDRGVAELARLRNLRTLDLSGTRVTARGIEALAELPDLRHLKLWNASGIDDDAVPALLQLKGLEILELQETRLSARAVSQLAEMTGLKQLFLGGLDLAPEQVEALREALPECQVSWWETPRIEQPESDRRGG